The genomic DNA TGTGGGTGTTGATACCCTCTAACCCTGAAGTGGGTGGAGTATACTAGGCCTCCATCTAAAAATGGCTTTTTTTAAAGCgtatttatcttatgtgcatgagtgttttgcccgcatgtatgtatgtgcactacgtgcgtgcctggtgcctgcagaggtcagaagagggtgttggatcccttggtaCCGGAGTTACGCATGACTGTGAAcatcaggtgggtgctgggaaccaaagccgcgtcctctgcaagagcagcaagtgttcttaaccactgagccgtctttaGACCTCCCATCTGAAAATCTTACTGTCTGACCCTGTGCTCCATTTCTCCAGTTTCTAGACGTCACCCTTTCTTTTACCTGCTTATAAAACACCAGCTTTGTGTCCCAGGGGGGCAAGGCCACGGAGGCAGACCGCCAGGCACTGGCTCTCAGCAGCACCACCGACCTTCATTCCCGCTTCTCTTCTCTCAGCGTACCCCAGGGCTCCCGACCTGGAGGCTGGACTTGAACCTTCTCAGCACCAGTGCTTCATTATCCCCCACCCACTGCATGTGGCTCTTGGAGAAAGCCGGCTATAGGGTGCGGACCGCAGAGGCCGGGGCGAGGCAGGCGCACTCCAGCCTGGTACCCAGGCGCCGGGTCCCAGGCTCGCCCTCGCGCTGCAACCCTAACGTCCTCACCCCCGACCGCATCCCGCAGTTCTTCATTCCGCCTCGGCTCCGGGACCCCAGCGGCGCCGAGGCCAGGGTGGACCGCAACCTGGGCGGCCGGAACCTCCCGGTCACCTGCTCGCTGCCGCACCTGGCGGGCCGCGAGGGCTGGGCCTTCCTGCCCGAGAGCCCGCACACGCGCCGCCGCGAGTCCTTGTTCCACGTGCCGCGTGGCCTGGCTGCAGGCCTGGCCCCGGCGCAGTCGCGGCTGCACGTCTCGGCCCCGGACCTCCGCCTCTGCCGGGCCCCGGACAGCGACACGGCCTCGTCGCCCGACTCGTCTCCCTGCGGCTCCCCGCGCACGCCTAGGCCGCACTCCTTGTCCCCCGACGAGACAAGCTCGGCGGACACCAGTCCGTACGCGGCGCGCCGCACGCCACCGCTCTTCCACCTGGACTTCCTCTGCTGCCAGCTGCGGCCGACGAAGGACAGCGTGCTGCGCCTGGAGCCCCGAGGCGGGCAGCTGCGCCTGTCCACCGAGTACCAGGCGGGGCCCGGGCGGCTGCGGCTGCGCCTGGTGAGCGCGGAGGACCTGCCTCGGCCGCGGGCCCGCCCCGGGAGCGGCGGCGGCGGCTGCTGCGTGGTGTTGCGGCTGCAGCCACGCGTTAGGCCGCGAGCTCAGCGGAGCCGCGTGGTCCAGGGCAGCTCCAATCCCATCTTCAATGAAGACTTCTTCTTCGAAGGGCTGGGCCCGCCAGACCTGGCCGCCCGCAGTCTGAGGGCCAAAGTGTTGGATAGGGGCGTGGGGTTGCGCAGGGACGTGCTGCTGGGGGAGTGTGAGACGCCCCTCATCGCCCTGCTGCCCCCACTGACTGGGGTTCCAGGGTCTTCCCTGGCACCTGCACATCTCAGCCTGTAGACTGACACCACAGATTCCTTGGGAGGTCTCCACTGTGTCTGCAGCCCTCATTCTTATCATCTGCTCAAcgtgtatttatttttgttaataaaaCATCAGTTTGTCTCTAACTGCATGCTCCCCAGCGGGCACCAAAAACTCTAGGCTTTGCAGcaactcttttccttccttctgcccagTCCACTGGGATGAGCAGGGGCAGACCTTAAGCACTGGTCCAAGAGATTCAGAATACACAGTCATCAGAAACCCTGGAAGTTCTTGCTAAACATGCAGAGCCTAGTATCCATCCCCAAGAGATGCTACTTCAAAAGGGCTAGACTGAGTGGGGCCTAGGGTCCTGTCTTAGTtttatttccattgctgtgataaactaccCCCCCAAAGCAATTTTTACatagaaagagtttatttggtttacaattCCAAGTGATAGACCATCATTGTGAAGAAATCAAGGCCAggacttgaagcagctagtcacattcacaggagcagaaaaagagagagctggagagattcagtggttgagagcactgctgctcttccaaagcacccaagttcagttcccagcacccacatcaggcagcttgcAACTGCCTGTGaaactctggttccaggagatccaatgtcctcttctagtctctgaaGGCcagacatgcatatgcatacatgaataaacactcacacatataaataataaaataaataaagcagagcatga from Cricetulus griseus strain 17A/GY chromosome 1 unlocalized genomic scaffold, alternate assembly CriGri-PICRH-1.0 chr1_0, whole genome shotgun sequence includes the following:
- the LOC113833058 gene encoding C2 calcium-dependent domain-containing protein 4D; protein product: MWLLEKAGYRVRTAEAGARQAHSSLVPRRRVPGSPSRCNPNVLTPDRIPQFFIPPRLRDPSGAEARVDRNLGGRNLPVTCSLPHLAGREGWAFLPESPHTRRRESLFHVPRGLAAGLAPAQSRLHVSAPDLRLCRAPDSDTASSPDSSPCGSPRTPRPHSLSPDETSSADTSPYAARRTPPLFHLDFLCCQLRPTKDSVLRLEPRGGQLRLSTEYQAGPGRLRLRLVSAEDLPRPRARPGSGGGGCCVVLRLQPRVRPRAQRSRVVQGSSNPIFNEDFFFEGLGPPDLAARSLRAKVLDRGVGLRRDVLLGECETPLIALLPPLTGVPGSSLAPAHLSL